The proteins below are encoded in one region of Brassica rapa cultivar Chiifu-401-42 unplaced genomic scaffold, CAAS_Brap_v3.01 Scaffold0157, whole genome shotgun sequence:
- the LOC117129799 gene encoding uncharacterized protein LOC117129799 yields MEDYSEEEAEEYNTSEVDWGEEADQDCWDDGDDHTEGHWCADSVPEYVPNDEQEYPEVEPESMDQYSTCYGPKSQLIYEDSSEGKYYSQACPRREKTTVAAPSRSYHGSLSRHAHSTPWNYNGDQFYQNRLAAPSIHFSGHKQGPSAYLRWEDDMEQWFIAWRIPEKLKLTYAKDTLTGEAYNWWSQLDADRIYFNDPAFTWKEVKMLMYSEFVKKAKYIQKVSTRRLIKHQVLQPTVQREVVSQRQSSRPVHPPQVKRNQGEHSNSLKPSEVICYRCQGKGHLAKECPTKRVVKSVVSEAKETNLEVSDSDTRIDDSFSRMDKHIDDLINLIKARSTSVSSNSMTVLTHLSSAQKVESISGTNIEIKEQEPNLAAQSSPTLDKVISELKVNNLTYQNTGMMHLHSVQNVDEGLGNEETRTEAKQQQNNEQSTLETSTPADHALEVVNTKAESMQDNQVSEALNLTQYYIFESSTSSMKHLLLPISDDSDIGTMEKHPEPNSQPYTQAVVNGEINCEIGDFEKETTNLPREIIDRPWKGGIASLLIKEEPPDGQCITKPCIYQGKLVLRTKPFEEGGNDEDLKSVAGPPTHEINHTSYIGASSDIGALKEGYLCNHKEFNRETSFYRFSTQPEHAANWFHTKKSNGLGDMPVTSQTIYTASELVLIKESNSLLKECATQTHVWKPGDYSLHLRAVGEFLPCTSSHMIKMNPLFVNLPYMDAFTLGVIKDQRLFPLLFRHDLETIQTSKEIPRMHLFLPKLTRYKERRQLPYMDRFCTN; encoded by the exons ATGGAGGATTACTCAGAAGAAGAGGCTGAAGAATACAACACGTCTGAGGTAGATTGGGGAGAAGAAGCTGACCAGGATTGTTGGGACGATGGAGATGACCACACTGAAGGTCATTGGTGCGCAGACTCTGTTCCAGAGTATGTCCCAAACGATGAACAAGAATACCCAGAGGTGGAACCAGAATCAATGGACCAGTATTCAACTTGCTATGGTCCCAAATCCCAACTCATCTATGAGGATAGTTCTGAAGGGAAATATTATTCTCAAGCGTGTCCTAGAAGAGAAAAGACCACCGTGGCTGCACCATCAAGATCTTATCATGGGAGTCTATCAAGACATGCTCACAGCACGCCATGGAACTACAATGGAGATCAGTTTTATCAGAATCGCTTGGCTGCACCATCTATACATTTTTCTGGTCATAAGCAAGGACCAAGTGCATATCTAAGGTGGGAGGACGACATGGAGCAATGGTTTATAGCTTGGAGAATTCCAGAGAAGCTAAAGCTAACTTATGCGAAGGATACCTTAACCGGAGAGGCATACAATTGGTGGAGTCAGCTAGATGCTGATAGGATCTATTTCAATGATCCGGCTTTTACTTGGAAAGAGGTTAAGATGCTCATGTATAGTGAGTTTGTGAAGAAGGCAAAATACATTCAGAAGGTGTCCACAAGGAGATTAATAAAGCACCAAGTCTTGCAACCCACAGTTCAGAGAGAAGTTGTTTCCCAAAGACAAAGTTCAAGGCCAGTGCATCCACCTCAAGTCAAACGAAACCAAGGTGAGCACTCTAACTCTTTAAAACCATCTGAGGTTATTTGTTATAGGTGTCAAGGCAAGGGCCATCTAGCAAAGGAGTGTCCCACAAAACGAGTTGTGAAGTCAGTAGTATCTGAagcaaaagaaacaaacttggAGGTAAGTGATTCCGATACTAGAATTGATGATTCCTTTTCTAGAATGGATAAACATATTGATGATCTTATCAACTTGATTAAAGCTAGATCTACTTCTGTTTCTAGTAATTCCATGACTGTCTTAACACACTTGTCTAGCGCCCAAAAGGTTGAAAGTATTTCAGGTACTAACATAGAAATCAAGGAACAAGAGCCCAACCTTGCTGCGCAATCAAGTCCAACACTTGATAAGGTGATTTCTGAACTTAAAGTGAATAATCTTACTTATCAAAACACTGGTATGATGCACTTGCACTCTGTCCAGAATGTTGATGAAGGTCTAGGTAATGAGGAGACACGTACAGAAGCTAAACAACAACAGAATAATGAGCAATCTACCCTAGAGACCTCTACACCAGCTGATCATGCTTTAGAGGTAGTAAATACCAAAGCTGAATCAATGCAAGATAACCAGGTAAGTGAAGCTCTAAATCTtactcaatattatatttttgaatcgtcCACTTCAAGTATGAAACACTTGCTCTTGCCCATAAGTGATGATTCAGATATAGGTACAATGGAGAAGCATCCAGAACCAAACTCACAACCTTACACCCAAGCAGTGGTCAATGGAGAAATTAATTGTGAAATAGGAGATTTCGAAAAGGAGACCACGAACCTTCCAAGGGAAATCATAGACCGACCATGGAAAGGGGGCATAGCTTCCCTACTGATCAAAGAAGAACCACCAGATGGACAATGCATCACAAAACCGTGCATATACCAAG gtaAATTGGTTTTGAGGACAaaaccttttgaagagggagggaatgatgaggacCTAAAGTCAGTAGCTGGACCACCAACTCATGAGATCAACCATACAAGCTACATTGGAGCCAGCAGCGACATAGGTGCACTCAAAGAAGGATATCTTTGCAACCATAAGGAATTTAAccgtgaaaccagtttctatagaTTCTCAACTCAACCAGAGCACGCAGCGAATTGGTTTCATACCAAAAAGAGTAATGGTTTAGGAGATATGCCAGTTACAAGTCAGACTATCTACACTGCATCCGAATtggttctaattaaggaaagtaatTCTTTGCTTAAGGAGTGTGCAACTCAAACTCACGTGTGGAAACCAGGAGATTATTCATTACATCTAAGAGCAGTGGGAGAGTTTCTACCATGCACCAGCAGccacatgatcaagatgaatCCCTTATTTGTCAACTTACCTTACATGGATGCATTCACACTTGGAGTTATTAAAGACCAACGGCTCTTTCCCCTTCTGTTCAGGCACGACTTAGAGACTATCCAGACATCAAAGGAGATCCCACGGATGCATTTATTTCTGCCCAAACTCACAAGATACAAGGAGAGAAGACAACTTCCATACATGGACAGATTCTGCACCAACTaa